The genomic region CATGGGCTCGGAAGACATCGAGCGGCAGAAACTCAACGTGTTTCGCATGCAGTTGCTCGGGGCGCGGGTACACCGGGTCGAATCAGGCAGCTGCACGCTCAAGGACGCAATAAACGAGTGCATGCGAGACTGGGTAACCAACATCGCCGATACCTACTACCTGGTGGGCTCCACGATGGGTCCGCATCCTTACCCGCTGATTGTTCGGGATTTTCAGTCGGTCATCGGCAAGGAGGCGCGACGGCAGGTACTCAAGGCCGAGGGTAAGCTGCCCGACCTGTTGGTTGCCTGTGTAGGCGGTGGCAGCAACGCGATGGGTCTGTTCTACCCCTTCATCAAGGACGAGTCGGTGGCGATGACCGGCGTGGAGGCGGCCGGCGGTGGCCTCGATGCGGGTCCGCACGCGGCATCCATAAGCCGGGGCTCTCCCGGCGTGTTGCACGGCAAGAAGACCTACCTGCTGCAGGACGAGCTGGGACAGGTGCGCGAGGCCCACTCCATAGCGCCGGGGCTGGACTATCCCGGGGTCGGCCCCGAACATTCGTGGCTGCACGACAATGGGCGGGCCAGTTACGTTGCGGTCACCGATAGCCAGGCACTCGAAGCCCTGCAGCTGTTGAGCAGGCTCGAGGGCGTCATACCGGCGCTTGAGAGCGCCCACGCCGTTGCCCACGCCATGGAAGTGGTACCGGCCATGCCCCGCGATGCGGTGGTGGTGGTCAACCTGTCGGGCCGTGGAGACAAGGACATGCCGGCGGTTGCTGAGCATCTCGGGGTCGAGGTCTGAAGCGTCATGGCGAGAGGCAAAAAGCGGATCAAACGCTGCCTCGACAAGCTGTCGGCCGAGGGTCGAACGGCACTGGTACCGTTTTTCTCGGTTGGCGATCCGGGCATAGATCAGACCCACGACGCTGTACTCGCCGCGGTTGACGCCGGTGCCGATATAATTGAGTTGGGCGTGCCGTTTTCTGATCCCATGGCAGATGGTCCGGTCATACAGGCGTCGAGCCAGCGGGCGTTGGAGGCCGGAACCAGCCTGCACGGGATACTCGAAATGGTCGCCTCGCTGCGTGCGAGGACCGACGTACCCCTGGTATTGTTCGGCTACTACAATCCGTTTTTCCACTACGGTGAAGAAGCTTTTGCCCGCGATGCAGCCAGCGCCGGTGCCGACGGCGTGCTCTGCGTAGATCTGCCTCCCGAGGAAGCCAGGGGCATGGTGTCCGCATGTCGCTCCAACGGGATGGACAGGATTTTTCTGTTGGCCCCGACCAGCGACGATTCGCGCATAAAGGCAGTGTCGCGTTGCTCGTCCGGCTTCGTTTATTTCGTGTCTGTCACCGGGGTGACCGGCGCGCGGTCGAGCCTGTCCACCGACGTTCCGGCGAAGGTGGCGCGGTTGCGCGAGTTGTGCGATCTGCCGGTCGGCGTTGGATTTGGTATTTCTACCCCGGAACAGGCCCGCGCCGTCGCGAATTACGCCGACCTGGTTATCGTTGGCTCTGCCCTTGTTAAAACGATGCACGAAGCGGGCGCGGCGCGATGCGCGGCCGAGGCTGGACGATTCGTCTCCGACCTGCGCCGCGGAATAGACGGCTGACCGGGCGTGGGCGAATACGAGCAGACGATAGACTGGCTGTATTCGCTGGATGCCCTGCGGGGAATGGATTTTCGTCTGGAGCGGCTGCGCGCGGCCCTCGACGTCCTGGGCAATCCAGAACGGGGACTACCCGCCATCCAGGTGGCAGGCACCAACGGCAAGGGCTCTACGGCAGCCATGATTCACTCGGTCTACAGCGAGGCCGGCTATCGCTGCGGGCTGTTTACCTCACCCCACCTGCAAACTTTCAGGGAGCGCATCAGGGTTGGCACCGAATTCATTGATGAAGGCCGAGTCGTTGACCTGGTCGAACGCGTCAAGTGGGCCAGCAGCCAAGTCGATGCAGAGCTTACCTTCTTTGAGTTCGGAACACTGATGGCCCTGTTGGAATTCAATCTCGCTGATCTCGATATGGCAATTTTTGAAACCGGCCTGGGAGGCAGGCTCGACGCGACGAGCGTCGTAGACAGCGTGGCCTCGGTGATAAGCAGCATAGGGTTGGACCACTGCGAGTGGCTGGGCGACAGCGAAGAAGAAATCGCGAAGGAAAAGGCGGGTATTATACGCGCCGGTGTGCCGGTGGTGACCGGTCGTATGCAACCGGGCCCCCAGGTTGTGATCGGCGGAGTGGCCCGCGAACTCGGGTCGCGCTGGCTGCGCTGGGGCAGGGACTTCGGCCCCCGCTCGGGAAGCGGGCTGGAGGGTAAGGCCCAACGCCACAACGCCGGCCTCGCCGCAGCGGTGATTCGAGTACTGGCCGATCGCTTTCCCGTCGATGACGAGAAGTTACGGTTGGGCCTGGAGAACGTGCGCTGGCCCGGACGCCTGGAGACCGTGGCTAACGAGCCGAGGGTAGTACTCGACGTGGCCCACAACCCGCAATCGGTGAGTCTCCTCGTAGAGGAACTGTGCGAGCTGGACCTACCGCGACCGCTGGTATTCGTGATCGGGGTCATGGCCGACAAGGACTGGGGGGAGATGGCCTGTTCGTTGTTCCCGATCGCAGACCGGGTGGTGCTTGTACCAGTAGACAGCCCGCGCGGTCTTGATCCAGGGCAGCTGGTTGAGCTTGCCGATGGACTGCTTCCGTGGAAACTCGCCGAGACAGCCCGCGCCGGTCTGCTCAGCGCGCGAAGCGCGGCTGGGCGCGAGGGCAGCGTGCTGGTCACCGGGTCGATTTTTCTCGTTGGTGAGCTCTACCGAGAGGCGGCGGGAAGGGACGCCTTTGATGTGTAGCGGCGGGGCCAACGCGGGACGCGGTTTATTGCGGCTGTTGTTCGGTATTTTTGTCCTGCTGTTGTTCGGCTCGATCGGGGGCGCGCGGGCCGCGGAGGTTTCGGTCGAGGCCGACAGTATCTCTTACGAAAATGATGGTGGGTTGCTGGCCGCCGAGGGCAGCGTGCGCGCGACCTGGGGCGAGAAGCTCCTGGAGGCTGGTTCGCTGAGTTTTGAGCAGGAGCGCGGCGTGCTCTGGGCGCGGTCGGGGATCAGCCTGAGCAGCCCCGACATGGAATTTCGTGCATCCAGCGCGAAGCTTCTGCTCGACCATGAAACCGGTGTGTTCGAAGACGTCGAGGCCTGGTTGAAGGACAACTCGGCGTGGTTCGGCGGCGACCGGATCGAGAAAACCTCGGATCGCAACTTCAGCGTAAAACGAGGCTACTACAGCACCTGCGAACGGCAGGAAGGTGCCTCGCCTGACTGGTCTATATCGGGGTCAGAGATCGACGTTGACCTTGACGGCTACGCCAGGATCAACAACGCATCGTTCCGCGTGCGGGGAGTTCCGGTTCTCTACCTGCCCTACGTGGCCCTGCCGAGTAAGCTCGGCCGCGAATCCGGCCTGCTGTTCCCCCGCATAGGGACTTCGAATGATCGTGGCTTCCTGTATTCGCAGCCGTTCTTCTGGGCCATCGACAAGCACCGCGACGCGACCTTCAGTGTAGACGTTGAGACGTCGGCCAGGATCGGTGGCACCGGCGAGTACCGCTATCGCCCATCCCGTAAAACTACCGGCGTTCTGAGCGTTGAGTACTTCAACGAGAGCGTTCGCGGTGACCAGGAATCAGAAATCGTCTCGCCCGAGCTCAGGAACCGGCAGATACCAAATGATCGCGGCAGCATACAGGGCAAGCATCGCCAGGGACTGGACTCGGGCTTGTTGCTGTATGCCGACTACATGGCTGTCAGCGACGATCTCTATTTCAGGGAGGTCAGTCCCGGGGGCAGAACCGACCTCGAACAGCAGTTGCGTGATAGCCGCCGTTACGCCGATTCGACGGCTGGTGTCATGGGCGCGGATGGTTATCGGAGCTACGGGCTGAGCAGTTCGCTCTACCGTGATTTCTACGGTCCGGGCGGTAGCCGCAGGTTCACGGCCCAGCGGCCGATCGGCGCCTGGCTGCGGGAAGACGGAGGAGTGGGCAGCGGCTCGTATTCATTCTCGGCCACAGCAGACTATTTCAGGCGGCGACAGGGGGCCGACGGCCAGCGCCTCGACACCGTGGCCGGGTTCGAGGTGCCCCTGCTTACAGGCGGTGCGATAGACGTTTCGTCGTGGATGAGGGGGCGGCTTACCGGCTATAGTTTTGACGATCGCAGCACCTGGCGCGACGGCGTAGAGCAGCCCGCACGCAGGCTCTCGGCCCAGGCTATTCGCGGGCTGGGCGAAGCTGGAGTCGACGCCAGGGCGGTGCTCGTCCGCGACTATAGCCTGCAGGGCGGATTGATGCGCCACACGCTTGAACCGGTGGCGCGACTGGCGTGGACCAGTGGTAGCCACGCCGAGTTACCTCTGTGGGATGGCGTCGATCGAATCGAGGGCAAGCGGGTGGCGACCCTCGGCCTTGAGTCGCGGTTTCTTCGGGCCGATGGCCCCGGCAACCTGCCGGTGGAACGGGCGATGCTGGCGCTCACGCAAAGCTACAGGCTGGACGAAAAGGTACTGGGTAACCATTTTTCGGACCTCGACTTCGCCGTGGCCGTCGATCCCTCTTCGTCCCTGTCCTTCAGCGGTCTGGCGTCGTATAATACCGGGCTTAACGTTCTCACCGGCGCGGTAGCAGCGGTGGATTACAGCAGCTCTCCTCTCGCGGCACTCGGTGGCAGGCAGGGCCGGATACTGGCCGCGTATCATTTTGTGAGGGATGGGCTGGCGGATTCTCTCAGGACGCGTGCTTCACTGGGATTAACTGAGCGGACGACACTGGCGGTTAAATTGGACTACGATTTTGTCAGTCAGAAGTTCCTGGAAAAGGGCATGTCGCTGCGCTTCGGCGGGGACTGCGACTGCTGGGCCCTGGACGCCGGCGTGTCGAGCACCATCAACCCTGACGAACTCGAGTTCAAACTGCTGATAGAGTTGTCGGGGCTCGTCGACCTGGGGTCGTCAGCCACGCAACGTGACCAGGCCCTGCTCGGCTACCTCGCCGGTCGCGAAGATAAAGGCTGGAGGTCTTCATGGTGAAAATCCTGGTCGCAGGCGCGGCGGGTTTCATAGGCTCGAACTTCGTGCGCAGGCTGCTGGCGGCCGGCGGTCACGAGGTGGTGGTTCTCGACTCGCTCACTTACGCCGGCAACATGGAAAACCTGGCTGGCCTTGGTGAGTCGAACGGGTTGAGCTTCGTGCACGGCTCCATTTGCGATCCTGCCGTCGTGAAGGCCGCCGTGCAGGGCTGTGACGCGATCGTGAACTTTGCGGCCGAGACCCACGTGGATCGAAGCATAGAAAACCCTGCGGTGTTCATAGAAAGCAATGTGCTTGGAACCATGGTGCTCATACAGGCCGCGGTCGCTGCCGGCCTGCGCTTGTTGCAGGTTTCTACCGACGAGGTGTATGGCAGTCTCGGCAAGGACGGGCTTTTTGACGAGGACTGGCCACTTGCTCCTTCCAGCCCCTACGCGGCATCCAAGGCATCGGCCGACATGCTCATCGGTGCCTCGGTGCGCACCTACGGGCTCGACGCGGTGATAACCCGCTGCGGCAACAACTACGGACCGAGACAGTTTCCCGAGAAACTCATCCCCTTGCTGATCGCCAACGCCATGGCCGACGAAATACTCCCTATTTACGGAGACGGGCTCAACGTTCGCGACTGGATACACGTGGACGATCACTGCGACGCGCTGAGGCTGGTACTCGAAAAGGGGCAAAGCGGCAGGGTCTACAACGTGTCGGCGGTAGGCGAACTCACCAACCTCGAGGTATGCTCGCGCATACTGGCGGCCCTGGGCAAGCCCGAGAGCCTCATGCGCCAGGTTGACGACAGGCCGGGGCACGACAGGCGATACGCGCTCGACCCTTCGCGTTTGCGGAACGAGTTGGGGTGGAAGGCCGACATCGCCTTTGACGAAGGCTTGTCTGCTACCATCGAGTGGTACCAGGCCAACAGTGCCTGGCTGGATAACGTCCGCAGCGGCGAGTACCGCGGCTACTACGAGCGCATGTACGCGTCGCGATTAGAGACTGGGACCACCGTGGCTGAAGAGGATTGAAAACTATGGGTAACGATCACAAGGCGGCCGCGACCACGAGGGTGGAGAAACCCTGGGGCCATGAAGTCATATGGGCCCACACCGGCGATTACGTCGGCAAGCTGCTGCACATCAACGCGGGCCAAGCGCTCAGCTACCAGTACCATGATAAAAAAGAAGAGACGATATACGTGGTCAGCGGCACGCTTCATCTCCACGTGAGCGACGATGACTCCCCACCCTCGGTGATCGAGCTCGTCGAGGGCGAGGTCTTTCACATCAGCCCGGGCTTGCGTCATCGATTCGAAGCGAGACAGGAGGTCGACCTTATGGAGGTCTCGACTCCTTTTCTTGACGACGTTGTTCGCCTCGATGACAGGTACGGGCGCTCGGGAGAGTAGTCGCGGGGTGAAGCGTGTTGCCGTAGACGTGATCACCGGGTTTCTTGGGGCCGGCAAGACCTCGTTGCTCAGACACGTGCTCGCCAACGGTCTCGAGGGTGAGAAGGTCGCCGTCGTGATGAACGAGCTCGGCGACATCGGCATCGATGGGCGAGTGGTTTCTGGGCTCGAACACGTCGAGGCCATGGTCGAGCTCAACAGTGGTTGCGTGTGCTGCACGATCGACGACTTTCGTTTTGACCTCGCCATGCGCGAGGTCGTTGAAACCGTAGACCCGTCCCTGATCATTATCGAGACCACTGGTGTAGCCGACCCCGGCCCGGTGGTCGACAGGGTCACGGCTTGCGGTATGGGCATCGACGCGGTTATCACCGTGGTCGATGCGGCCGCCGTGGCTAAATCGCGCTGGCGCAGCAGGGTTGTTGACCGGCAATTGAAGGGTGCGGACTTCCTGGTCGTCAACAAGACTGACCTCGTGGGCCGGACGAGGCTGGCCTGGTTACGGCGAAAACTGGCCTGGAGCAACCCGCGGGCGCTTATAATGGACTGTGAGCAAGGTGCGGTGGACAGCGATCTGCTCTTCGGGGTGGCGGTT from Candidatus Binatota bacterium harbors:
- a CDS encoding tryptophan synthase subunit alpha; the protein is MARGKKRIKRCLDKLSAEGRTALVPFFSVGDPGIDQTHDAVLAAVDAGADIIELGVPFSDPMADGPVIQASSQRALEAGTSLHGILEMVASLRARTDVPLVLFGYYNPFFHYGEEAFARDAASAGADGVLCVDLPPEEARGMVSACRSNGMDRIFLLAPTSDDSRIKAVSRCSSGFVYFVSVTGVTGARSSLSTDVPAKVARLRELCDLPVGVGFGISTPEQARAVANYADLVIVGSALVKTMHEAGAARCAAEAGRFVSDLRRGIDG
- a CDS encoding cupin domain-containing protein; this encodes MGNDHKAAATTRVEKPWGHEVIWAHTGDYVGKLLHINAGQALSYQYHDKKEETIYVVSGTLHLHVSDDDSPPSVIELVEGEVFHISPGLRHRFEARQEVDLMEVSTPFLDDVVRLDDRYGRSGE
- the rfbB gene encoding dTDP-glucose 4,6-dehydratase, with translation MKILVAGAAGFIGSNFVRRLLAAGGHEVVVLDSLTYAGNMENLAGLGESNGLSFVHGSICDPAVVKAAVQGCDAIVNFAAETHVDRSIENPAVFIESNVLGTMVLIQAAVAAGLRLLQVSTDEVYGSLGKDGLFDEDWPLAPSSPYAASKASADMLIGASVRTYGLDAVITRCGNNYGPRQFPEKLIPLLIANAMADEILPIYGDGLNVRDWIHVDDHCDALRLVLEKGQSGRVYNVSAVGELTNLEVCSRILAALGKPESLMRQVDDRPGHDRRYALDPSRLRNELGWKADIAFDEGLSATIEWYQANSAWLDNVRSGEYRGYYERMYASRLETGTTVAEED
- a CDS encoding GTP-binding protein, which codes for MTGTGARESSRGVKRVAVDVITGFLGAGKTSLLRHVLANGLEGEKVAVVMNELGDIGIDGRVVSGLEHVEAMVELNSGCVCCTIDDFRFDLAMREVVETVDPSLIIIETTGVADPGPVVDRVTACGMGIDAVITVVDAAAVAKSRWRSRVVDRQLKGADFLVVNKTDLVGRTRLAWLRRKLAWSNPRALIMDCEQGAVDSDLLFGVAVKRRREAAAGPGKSESRGDADGISTFSWSTKRPLDRRSFEKVLARLPGAVYRAKGLVRFFGHEWACLFNFTCGRTELNWLQLGEAVASTEAVFIGRIDERLKSKLAARLDRCIHRESE
- a CDS encoding LPS-assembly protein LptD, translating into MCSGGANAGRGLLRLLFGIFVLLLFGSIGGARAAEVSVEADSISYENDGGLLAAEGSVRATWGEKLLEAGSLSFEQERGVLWARSGISLSSPDMEFRASSAKLLLDHETGVFEDVEAWLKDNSAWFGGDRIEKTSDRNFSVKRGYYSTCERQEGASPDWSISGSEIDVDLDGYARINNASFRVRGVPVLYLPYVALPSKLGRESGLLFPRIGTSNDRGFLYSQPFFWAIDKHRDATFSVDVETSARIGGTGEYRYRPSRKTTGVLSVEYFNESVRGDQESEIVSPELRNRQIPNDRGSIQGKHRQGLDSGLLLYADYMAVSDDLYFREVSPGGRTDLEQQLRDSRRYADSTAGVMGADGYRSYGLSSSLYRDFYGPGGSRRFTAQRPIGAWLREDGGVGSGSYSFSATADYFRRRQGADGQRLDTVAGFEVPLLTGGAIDVSSWMRGRLTGYSFDDRSTWRDGVEQPARRLSAQAIRGLGEAGVDARAVLVRDYSLQGGLMRHTLEPVARLAWTSGSHAELPLWDGVDRIEGKRVATLGLESRFLRADGPGNLPVERAMLALTQSYRLDEKVLGNHFSDLDFAVAVDPSSSLSFSGLASYNTGLNVLTGAVAAVDYSSSPLAALGGRQGRILAAYHFVRDGLADSLRTRASLGLTERTTLAVKLDYDFVSQKFLEKGMSLRFGGDCDCWALDAGVSSTINPDELEFKLLIELSGLVDLGSSATQRDQALLGYLAGREDKGWRSSW
- the trpB gene encoding tryptophan synthase subunit beta; translated protein: MGSEDIERQKLNVFRMQLLGARVHRVESGSCTLKDAINECMRDWVTNIADTYYLVGSTMGPHPYPLIVRDFQSVIGKEARRQVLKAEGKLPDLLVACVGGGSNAMGLFYPFIKDESVAMTGVEAAGGGLDAGPHAASISRGSPGVLHGKKTYLLQDELGQVREAHSIAPGLDYPGVGPEHSWLHDNGRASYVAVTDSQALEALQLLSRLEGVIPALESAHAVAHAMEVVPAMPRDAVVVVNLSGRGDKDMPAVAEHLGVEV
- a CDS encoding bifunctional folylpolyglutamate synthase/dihydrofolate synthase, with product MDFRLERLRAALDVLGNPERGLPAIQVAGTNGKGSTAAMIHSVYSEAGYRCGLFTSPHLQTFRERIRVGTEFIDEGRVVDLVERVKWASSQVDAELTFFEFGTLMALLEFNLADLDMAIFETGLGGRLDATSVVDSVASVISSIGLDHCEWLGDSEEEIAKEKAGIIRAGVPVVTGRMQPGPQVVIGGVARELGSRWLRWGRDFGPRSGSGLEGKAQRHNAGLAAAVIRVLADRFPVDDEKLRLGLENVRWPGRLETVANEPRVVLDVAHNPQSVSLLVEELCELDLPRPLVFVIGVMADKDWGEMACSLFPIADRVVLVPVDSPRGLDPGQLVELADGLLPWKLAETARAGLLSARSAAGREGSVLVTGSIFLVGELYREAAGRDAFDV